DNA from Thermostichus vulcanus str. 'Rupite':
GTTCCCGGCAATCGAAGAAAAACTCATATAGGGGGAGTTACCCCATCCGGTTGGCCCTAGGGGGAGCACCTGCCAAAGCCGTTGGCCACTCTCCACCAAAAAATCCACAAAGCGATAGGCGGCTGGCCCCAAGTCTCCAATTCCGAATGGCCCCGGTAGAGAGGTGGGGTGGAGGAGGATGCCACTGAGTCTGCCCATGCGCATGGCTAAACCTTTCTTTGCCCTAAGGTTCCTAAGGTGCTTTCACCCCCTATCCTGTCACCTTTGCAGCCAAAAATTGATGTTGAGCTGTTATTGATACTGAGCTTGAATTAGGCTGGTTCAGGGGCAGGGTAAGCTTGGGTGTACCATTCGTAAATAGCATCGCTGGTGGTCAGCCAGGTATAGGGGTGGGCTTGGATGTGTTGTAAAGCCTTTTTCAGAGATCCCATACGCAAGGGTTGCCCGACGATGAAGGGGTGCAGCCCAATCGCCATGATGCGGGGGAATTGTTCTCCCTCTCGCCACAGCTGATCAAATTGATCGATCAGGGCTTGCGCAAAGGCTTCTCCCGGCAGGCGGGCACTGAGACAAAGGCTGATGTCGTTGGTTTCTAGGGTGTACGGGATCCCCAGCAGTGGGCCGGCAGCCGTTTCTAGCCAGTAGGGTTGATCATCGTTGACCCAATCGGTGGTGTAGCGGATCCCGGCAGCTCGCAACAGCTCAAAGGTGTTCTCAGTAATGGAAAATCCCGGTGTCAGCCAACCCCAAGGGCAGGATCCCGAGACTTTCTCCAAAAGGGTGAGGCTGCGCTCGATCAGTTCTTCTTCCGCTGTCCGGTTCATCCCACTGTGCCCGGTGGAATTGTTCCAGCCATGGGCCATCACCAACCATTGGTACTGACGGATCCCCTCGATGATGGGCGGGTAAAGCTCCACCATTTCTGCATTCAAAGCAGCAGTAACTGGGATCCCCAACTCTGCAAACAGATCAAACAGCCGCCATATGCCGACCCGATTGCCATAGTCCCGCCAGCCGTAGTTGGCGATCTCTGG
Protein-coding regions in this window:
- a CDS encoding polysaccharide deacetylase family protein, coding for MLPPAYSALPNRSPLRLPDQARVAVYVVMNIEHFTFGKLGTAIQPHLTSSPEIANYGWRDYGNRVGIWRLFDLFAELGIPVTAALNAEMVELYPPIIEGIRQYQWLVMAHGWNNSTGHSGMNRTAEEELIERSLTLLEKVSGSCPWGWLTPGFSITENTFELLRAAGIRYTTDWVNDDQPYWLETAAGPLLGIPYTLETNDISLCLSARLPGEAFAQALIDQFDQLWREGEQFPRIMAIGLHPFIVGQPLRMGSLKKALQHIQAHPYTWLTTSDAIYEWYTQAYPAPEPA